In Gossypium arboreum isolate Shixiya-1 chromosome 3, ASM2569848v2, whole genome shotgun sequence, the sequence GTGGTTGAATCGAATTTCAtaactttttagtattttttttagtaattatataatttaaattggATAGACCGATTGGATTGAGAATCGATAAATGAGACAAGAGTGCTCATGAGCTACTTGAGTACGATTCAGAAAAACTTTAAACTTGATTCGGTAATTATCGAGCCGATAACTATCGATCGAGTTGAATTCAAGCTTAGTAATACTTGATTCGAATGACTCACGAGTCTTAttgaatttttcttattttataatGTTAAATTATGTTATTGCCCTTAATATATATCATCAACCCTAAGTTTAATTATTGAGTCGAGCTCAAAGTTCGAGTATAAAAATTGGTAAATGAGCTTAATTGAGTCCGAACTTGTGTAGTTCAATTATAGTTTTAGTTGAACTCAAACTTAAAAATAGATATTCGATCGAACTCGAGCCGAGCATCGAGCACCGAATTTCAGGTCGTACTCGAAGTTTGAGTACAAAAATTGATAACTGAGCTTAATTGAGTTTGAACTGGAGTAGTTTAATTATATCTTGAGTTGAGTtcaaattttaaagtaaatattcAATCGAACTCGAACAGAATATCGATCTTCAAATTTTAGTTCAGACTCAGCTTTAGAGAACTAGTTGAATCATCAATCTTTAAGTTTAAGatataaaattaagaaataacTGGTGACACTGTCCCTTAATTAGCTTGAGTTGATTAATGAACTCTTTAAGACGACATTTGTCATTGTTTGTCCTGTCTTTTCTTTCATGATTTTGATGGGTTTTTTGGACTCAATTTAAAATCTTATCCAAGAACTAGATTTGTTGCAAAAGTTTGATTAAAATTCATTATCTTGCTGCAATCTGTCATGGGTATATCATTATATTCTATGGAATTAATCActtttaaaaagataaattaCCACCATATTATTCATGATTTTTTAatcatttaataatattttagtaattttttcatgttattgacacataattttaatattttttctaccttaaacttagaattttgaaccccaaatcataaattttaaacccGAATTTTAAAATCCGAACTCAAATTTTGAGCATTGAAACCGAATTTTGAACTCAAGTTTAAGGTTTAGGATTTGGATTTGGATTTAAGATTCAGATTTGAGTTTAGAATTTTGTGTCTAGAGTTTAGGATTATAAGTTTGAGGTTCTTGATTCATGATAAAAAATtaccaaacataaaacaaattattaaaatattattaaataattagaaaTGATCTATAAATGATATGTTaagaaaaatttataaaataatttctcaaatggaagaaattaaaataactgAAAAAAAAATTGTGCATATACACACAAAACCATGTCATTCTATAGCTGTGGTATGAGAAATAGCCAACTCTATGCCTCAATTGACTcggttctatttttattttttaatatcaattttgaagttttgaatttattttaataaaattaatattatacttTTGAACATTATCCAATAAAGtttcaatttttaaataaatatttctaaaattaatatttcaagtaaataaaaaaatcaacaatTCAATATATTTATGTAGAATATTTACATTATTCttgtaattttatacataaaatattatttttacataataaaaatttaattatttttaaataaaaaagtaaaatttcTGATAAACATAATATTTTAACTGAGCTAATGTGTCCCTACTAAATCCTAATCACATTAAATGCATCTTTAgcttttttcatgaaataattggAGGCACTAATAAGTGTGGTTGATGGGTGATTTATTGTGCTTGGTAACAGGCTGGCCAGTCCAATAATTCTAGATTAGCCCTTCAATAGTTTTGTTAACTGTTGCATGTATATAGATGGATTTTAAGTAAAACTAAACTATTTTTGCAGTAAAAGTTGAATtgcattttgtttttttattcaaaatataGGTAAATTAGTCTATGTATGTTAGATCAAAAAAATAAATTGGTCACTTTGTTAAAAATTCATtctatttctactgttaaaaattgatttttgtacGTCATGCCACATGGCTCATTAAATATCATTACTTGATTATTCCGTTAATCATACTAGTTTTTAACAGTACAAATTGATgaatttttttaatagaaatgatcaaattgttTTTTGTTCTAAcgtatagggattaatttgtctatttttttaaTAGAGTGGACAAAATGTAATCTAGTTTTCAGTATAAGAGCTTCATGGATTTTATAATTGCACATATTTAACAGggtaaaagaaaagaagaagattatattcttaccataatgcAGCACTTTGCCACTGATTACGGCATTGAAATGTTGATAGTTGGTCCTAATGGTTGTGCAGGTTGATTCAGTGCATTCTGCTTTGAGTGCTATGGGGTTCAAGGATGTCGAGATTATGGTTGCCGAAACGGGATGGCCATATAGCGGCGACAGTAATGAGGTCGGACCTAGCATTGAGAACGCAAAAGCCTATAACGGGAACTTGATTGCTCATTTGAAATCGATGGTCGGGACACCGTTGATGCCCGGGAAATCTGTGGATACTTACCTCTTTGCACTCTATGATGAGGACTTGAAACCCGGTCCCGGTTCTGAACGGGCATTTGGACTTTACAAGCCGGACCTTTCCATGGTATATGATGTTGGCATTTCAAAGAGTAGTCAGGTAAGTGAATTGATTTGTTCATTTGAACGGAAAAAAAAGTTATAATAatgaatttttccttttttatgttCTAGACTCCATCGACTCCATCGACTCCGGTAACTCCTCAACCGAAACCGACTGCAACTGGTTGGTGTGTACCGAAGGCCGGTATTTCCGATGCTCAATTGCAATCGAGTCTAGACTATGCATGTGGCCAAGGCATCGATTGCAGTCCGATCCAACCGGGAGGTGCCTGTTTCGAACCGAACACCATAGCGTCTCACGCTGCTTATGCCATGAACCTTTACTACCAGAGTTCCGCCAAGAATCCGTGGAACTGTGATTTCTCGCAGACGGCAACACTAACATCCCAAAATCCTAGTAAATATACTTCACTCAAACTTCATCTCAGTTCTATAGCATTTTTTCTAGGATAATCAGTTTAATCAGTCGGTTCAATCGGGTTTTTTTCAAATCTATTTAACCAACTTTAACATGAGAAAACTAATATGATCAGCTTAGTTGAAAAAACTAATCAAACTGAGACTGTGATACGGTCGGTTTGAATGAGTTTTGTCGGTTAACTAATCTTGAGTTATTGGGTTGTGTTATATgactatatatttattatataataaaatataaatatcttttaaataatttaaaattaatataaacttaaTTGGCTTTTTCGGTCAgttcaatttaaaaattcaaaaattaataatcAACTGAATTAACCCATTAAATCAAAGTAAAAACATACCAACCACATACCAAATCCAAGTAATAGACCCATAGAAATGGACATTTAGTAAAAGATTATGCTCTTTTTGTGGTATTAGTGCTAATAACTTTGTGATATTGAAACATCTAATTAACTTTAAAATTAGGCTCCTAAatgattttaaagtttttttagtTAAAAGTGATATTTATGTTACCAATGTGGTCTCATTTTATTCTATATATCTATAAGACATCCAATAAAAACATATCATATGTcacatttttttattgaaattatatttTGGGATAAAACGAAACTAAATCGATAATTTAAAGACTAACTTTACATTTAAGCCTTAAAAATAAGCCTCCAATGCCGGTGTtcaatgcatacatatatatagaaCACATTTACATCAAAATCTGAATAATATAATATCTtaatttccattttttttttctctaaatGAAAATTTTCCTTTGATTGCAGGTTATAATAATTGCATCTACCCTGGTGGGAGCACTTAGAAAAGCCAGACaaaatgtgaattgaaattggAAAAAGGAAAAGGATGGTTAAATAAAAGCTGTGGGTACCTTATATTTGTAGCTTTAACTGTAAAGTTATTCTCCTTTGATATGGATTTGCTGTGGTCTGTGTTCTTTTTTGGGGGTAAATTATTTGATCTAATAAAGTTAGGGTTGGAACAGTGATGAACTTTTAGTGGTTAAAAAAAATGGGGTCATGCTTATAATCTCTTAGACATAATATCAAAACCAGTATGATGTAGGTATAAAAGTTTAGATTCGATCCGAAACATTTAATTTTTCTTCtccaattattaaaaaaaaaaaaatcatattttgcttCTTGCATGTTCTATGTACCATGTCTTCTCTAAATGTATTGTTTTATATATAGTCAATGAATTTTGGCCTTTTCTTATGCCTAAGATGTTGGTTTCATATCCAAGTTTCAGCTGATTCTTTACTTGTTCAAATGCTTATTATATGCTTATGAATGTTTGAGGATTGAATACTACTCAAACTCGTGTTGTAATTTTTGTATtaggaattaaattatattttattttataaaaataagaaaattagtcCATATATATTAGTTTAGAGAGTAAACTAGCACTTTCTATTAGAAAATTTAtccatttctattattaaaaataGGTGCGGCTTACAGAACAATTAAATTATTATGCGTGGTGTGTCACGtatactttattttaatttttaatatacacTGACaagtttttaacagtagaaataaattaaatttttataggaGAATTAGTCTGCTCTTTGATTTAATATATAGAGATTCATTTGcccatttttttttgtaaatgggACACAATACAATCTAACTTTTAATACAAAGGGCTTCATGATACTTTTATCGTTTGGAGGTTGATTTCTTCATATGAAAAAAATTAAGATGGGGCTTCAATTTCTAACAAAACAAAGACTTAAAAACGGAAAATAACTTGTGTAAGATAAAAATACAAATACCAATGGATCTAAAATTGAAGCCAGACAGAAAatcgattgagtcttagtttAATTGGCATGGATAAATATAATTGAATAtgtatgaaattatttaaaaaaaccaAAGTCATTATGaactataaaaaatattattaaaatgaaCTTGTTAAtgtttaaaattcaaattaatttaatcatttgtagtcggatatttatttaatattaaaataaagttaattttgaaaattaatttttaactaccttaatttaaaaagtaaaaaaaaatcaaagtaatgcatttcatatttttcattaAGTGCAAAAAATAACTTATGGACATGATTTTAACCGTATTGACTCAATATGATTCATTCAAAGAAAaggataattaaaaatatatataaaattctaTAATTTTTTATTGGGTTCCATTTTTTCCTTTTATAGTATTGGCTTTAGatcaatataataaatatatatatacagaaGTAGTCTTTCTATATTTATTAAATGTGTTACCACTACATGTCTTATGACTTGGTCCAGAGAATCACTCGATTAGAGAAACTCAAACATGACGACTTGATTAGGGAAACCTCAACAACTCACCTTCTCTCGCGTCTACAACTCGCCATCCCCCTATCTGCCTGATACCAATAGCTCGTCATCCTCTCATCCTTTAGATGGCCACAACTCGTCATTTCTTTATTCGTACACCCACAAGGATGCCTCTTTGAGGAACCCTTTAAAAGGATAACGTGTCCTCATACCACGTTTCATCAAAAAACCATGTCTTATAAATACGAGGAGTAATCCATGAGAAGGGAAGGAAGAGAACCataaaaaatgatatttttattgTACAAAAAAATTAAATGGTATTTTAAAAAACTATTCTAAATAAAAAATACCTTTCATTTATATAAAATCTAGTTTAGACCATTTCAAAACTTATTACaagaatataatatttattatatttattaacaaaaaaaaattgacaaATACAATGTCAACTTTTCCTCTCCTGTCGTATTCTTATGGGGCCAACCTTTTCTCTTGTTATATTATATGATTAGCAGCCATTCcaactattaatattattaattacttGTTATTTTAGTAAATTCCATTATATTGAAGATAGATTCTCCTCTAGTTGTTGACTTCAATGTTAgaagttttttttaaatatttatcggAATGAGTTTAGTAATTAATAATTTGTAAAGTTTATTggccataaattttaaaattactttatACTCGGAATAAGGATCAAACCCTCGATTATTGATTAAgataaaagaaaaactaaaaattaattaaattatcttCCAGCTATGCTTCTGCTAGTGTTTATAagagaaagaaataaaagaaaaaaataataacatGGTAATGGAGGAAGATTGGGGAAAAAGTTAATTCCTCTAAGAGTCCCCAaactattactcaaaatttaaattaatccttaaatttcaaaaaattgtAGTTGAAAATCAGTATTCTATGAATTTAGGCATCAACTAGAGGAGAATAAGAGCTATCAATTGTAAACATTAGTGTAAATGTATAATCTATTATTGTATAAGAATCTTGAGTAAGATGTGTTAAACGCAATATTTAGTTCTTGAacttgataaaaaaaattaatttgattcttaaaactttttcttttttcacaTTAGTTTCAAAATTGAACAATTTTTTTAATCTGATCATTGAATTTGGATTCCATTAATACGTGATAATGGGATATTTTAAGTAGAGTGTCATATTATCACCGGAACGAACTTTAGGTGATGATGTAGCTAATCTTAAAGTGGCATGTTATTACACTTTAATAGAAACCAAGTTTGAGGATGATAAAATCAAGAAAAGCTGTCAAGTTTTGAGGCAAATATGGATAAGCTAAGGCAAGAAAAGTTTCCAAATTCAGGGACTAAATGTTTTTTTATCTCTCAAACAAAACATCTCTATAAAATTTAGAACCTCTATTTTTTAACATATTATATCCAAACTATTTCTGTAGTAAATATATACGTGTTTATAatttaatacacacatttaaaatatattttataccgTTTAAAGTATCATGGAAGTCCTTCTATTAGAGTCAAACTATATTTTGTCCCTTCTAGTAAAAAATGGAGAAATTAGTCCTAGTATGATAAATCAAAGAGAAAATTagtcatttttgttaaaaattgacATGGTTGACGAAATAACTCGACAATAACACATAACATTCTACGTGTACCTCATAATGATGTACAAGGaccaattttaaaaaatcaaaatggatgaaatttttaatagaaagaccAATTTGCTCATTGATGTAATTTTTAAGTAGAATAAGCAAAATGCAACCTAACTTCAAGTATATAGACCTCTATGGTACTTTTACCCTTCTAAATCATATTTGAGTTGCATTTAACCTCCAAAAGCATCTAGCTTAGACCAATTTAGAATTTGAGTCATAGTTTGAGgacttataataaaattaatccaAAAAATGCCGCAGTAGAGATCCACGTGGAAGGGTAAGTGGGGCCGGCGGCGACAGTCAAAACACAATCAAAACCTTTACCGATCAGCCATAAACCCCCCTTTTTATTTTATCTCTTTCAGAATCTTATAAAACCATCAATCATCACCTTCACTATAAAAAACCCTTTcctttattttgggttatttttccttctaaatttttggtttttttttctctttttaattatGAATCCATAGCAGAGAGATCATAGAAAGAAGGCTTGACCTTTGATTGATCTCGCAACAAGgaagtttatttttttaatttaaaaaaatgctttttctttttaagttaaaaagattttaaaagacccaaaaaaagtataaaaaaaaatGTCTGTTGCAGAGCTGAAAGAGAAGCACGCGGCGGCGACGGAGACAGTGAATAATCTAAGAGAACGATTAAAGCAAAGACGTCAACAGTTGCTCGACACTGatggtaaaaaaaaataaaaaatcaaagtttttgaatttttttgggtaattataaatgtttttttttagcTTCTAAGATCTATttgggtttttgttttttttttttgtaaattatcATGTGTAGTTGCTACATATGCAAGATCACAAGGGAAGAGTCCAGTTACTTTTGGTCCTACGGATCTGGTTTGTTGCAGGACCTTGCAAGGTCACACTGGCAaggtaatttaaaaaaaaaaaacttttttattGCAATTTTTTGAATTGATTATTGTTTTTTTTAAGGTTAAAGAAGGTGAAAATTTGCTTActttgtttgaaattgaattgcTTTGggacatgtttatatatatatatgtatgtatgtatgtatatcaGATTTCAGTTGCATGTGTATTTTCTCTAGGAGAAAgggactttttttcttttttgctatGTTGATAGCTTTGTAAGTAGAAATGCTTTGTTGGAAGACAAAAATGGTGGTTTAGTTTATGGATTATTATCATATACGCCGCCGCGAGTGGAGTATAAAAATCTTCACAAGCGGGTTTAGGGTGATGCTATTTGTTATTAAGGACACTTGGCATCATCTTAGAACGTTTGTGGAGTTTTTTTACTATACTGGCGGTGGACGGAATAATTGTCGTTTGTTTAAATGATGGATGCTCCAATGGCAAGAGAAGCTCGGATAAAGATTCGAATTTGGAGTAAAATTTGACTTAGAGTGCTTCATTTAAGATTTGATATTTTTGGGCTGATTTCACTGTCATTCAATTCTTTTTTCGTTTTTTCGAGTCTTGGGTTTCACGAATGAATTATTTACTGAAATGGGGCTAAATAGTTGCTAAATTGAAGCAAATAGTCATTTGGATTGTTTTTGAGTTCTGCATGATGATAGGGAAAATCTTAAGTTAACGATAATTTGTTTGCGGATCACTTGTTATACTGATGGCTATAGATGAAGTTGTGTATTTGAACTTAATTTCCAAGGAACTATGCAGGTTTACTCCTTGGATTGGACTCCAGAAAGGAACCGGATTGTTAGCGCGTCTCAGGATGGACGATTAATTGTGTGGAACGCTCTAACTAGCCAGAAAACTCACGCCATAAAGCTGCCTTGTGCGTGGGTTATGACGTGTGCTTTTTCTCCCACGGGTCAATCAGTTGCCTGTGGTGGTCTCGATAGTATGTGTTCCATTTTCAACTTGAATTCTCCGACTGACAGGGATGGAAACCTACCTGTATCAAAAACCCTTAGTGGACATAAGGGTTACGTCTCGTGCTGTCAGTATGTTCCGGATGAAGATATTCACATTATTACCAGTTCCGGTGATCAGACCTGTGTTCTATGGGATATTACTACTGGCCTTAGAACATCGGTTTTCGGGGGAGAATTTCAATCCGGACATACTGCTGATGTGCTAAGGTATCTTAGTGTTTTTTAACCTATTTGGATTACCTTATAAGTCCATTGATTTGCATTAATGAAGTGTTTGATATCTTTGTTTAAGTGGCTCGGGTATGAAGTTAATACAGAAAAGTTATGATTAGTATAAGGTAAAATATGCCATAGGTCCCTGTACACTTCACAAATTTTGGATTTAGTTCTTGTACTTTTTTTTCCTAGAAATTTAGTTCCTCTacttttcagattttaaaattcaagtccaattgttaacactgttaaatttgttggtataacattttgaaattaaaaaaaagaactcAATTGATAGCAGTGTAACTAAAAAATACGCTGCAATAaacctaaatttaacaaaataatcttAATAGTGTTAAGCGTTAACAGTTGGAcctgaattttaaaatctgaaaagtaggactaaatttttagaaataaaagtataggggctaaatttcaaattttcgaaGAATAGAGGGACTTCTGGTATATTTTAACCTTAGTATAATGGTTGTTTTATGCACATACTCTGTTAACTACTGTGGATAATAAGCTCGAGGAATCCTGAGCAGACTTTCTGTTGCTTCTGATCAATCTGTTCTCCTTTTATTGGTATGGCAGAACCTATGTCCGGTGATATTTGTGTTTATCAAAACTTTTGTTGAATGATAATAAGTCTTCTTCTATGCTTATTCTTTCAGTGTCTCAATTAATGGATCGAACTCAAGAATGTTTGTCTCTGGTTCATGTGATGCAACTGCCCGATTGTGGGATACTCGTGTTGCAAGTCGAGCAGTTCGTACATTTCATGGTCACGAGGGCGATGTAAACACCGTGAAGTTCTTTCCAGATGGCAATAGGTTTGGTACTGGATCGGATGATGGGACTTGTAGGTTGTTTGACATTAGAACTGGTCACCAATTACAAGTATACTATCAGCAACATGGCGATAACGAGGTTCCACATGTGACCTCCATCGCATTCTCCATTTCTGGAAGACTTCTCTTTGCCGGATACTCAAATGGAGATTGCTACGTATGGGACACGTTATTGGAAAGGGTAATAATAACCCATCCTCCATCCCCCACCCTTAATAATAACCCATCCTCCATCCCCCACCCCCCGTTTTTGACTTACTTTCATCTTTCCAACCCTTTGATTCCCAAACACGAAATTTTAATCCATTCGTAAACCTATTTTCCCCCATGTGATGTTTTGTTTTGGATTGCATATTGGTTTAGGCATAATGTTACCGGTTCTCATTGTATTCTTTCCCTGCTCATCACCATCGGTGATTAGCAGGCTTTTCTTTAGCATGAGACTTTTTGATGATTTAGACCAGCATGGTGCTCACATCGTTGACATAGATGTTTAATGAATACTTAAGCTGAAAGGCATAGGACTCAATGAACCCGAGTTTTGTCAACTTTCCCTCTCTTCGGGTTGAATACGGTTTGTGCAAATGCATAATATGAAGTGTCAAATGTAGTCAGCTTTGGAACCTTGCAGcctaaacttttttatttttcgtTTTTTATCCCATTCTTTAAAGTTTCAACTACTTGAATTACACTTTAGCTGAAACTATTTATAGCTGACTCGGGTTTGGCATATGGTAGGCTGTGATTCTCTAATCACCTTCATCTTTTATGTCAGGTCGTTTTGAACTTGGGATCTGTCCAGAACTCACACGAGGGACGGATTAGCTGTTTGGGTTTATCGGCCGACGGTAGTGCCTTATGTACAGGAAGTTCGGATACAAACCTCAAGGTTAGTCTATATTCTTCATTTTATCATACTTGCATTTGCTACTCCTAGGAATGAAAAACTGGCTCTGCATACCAAAACGACCAGGAATCGGTAATGAAACGAAAAATGGAAATTCAGAATTTCTTCTAAATGAAAAAGCGATCTTTGAAAATGGCAGATTTGGGCATTTGGAGGGCATAGAAAGGTGATCTGATTCATCAGACCGAGAAAACCAGTTACGGTATCTCCGGCAGGTGCCCCGTTTCTTCAAACTGCAATCTTTCATGGCATTATCCTATGTGGGAGATTTCCTTTGTATTTTAATGCTTTGCACTGTTGCTTGTAAACTTCCATGTTGAAAACCCAATTTGATTAGTGCATAAAGAAAGATTAAGGAAAAAAAACTTTGTATTAGGCAGAGATGTTCATTTGCATTTTTCTTATATAGCTTTTGCTTGATTGTGATTTGtaagaaaaaaaattcattttatttttcccaAATTGTCTGACTTTGGACCGTTTTCATTCGTATAATGTAACTTTTGTGTTAAATTATAAATCtgctaattttgtttttattaataaactaataagcTTTGTGTAATCATACCATCTTAAGCAGGAGCAGCATCAAGTTGAGATTATATTGAGAAGTGTaattggttaaaatatgtcatactTCCTGtacttttcataaatttaaaatttagtctttatatttttatttctaagaatttatttttctttttatatttcaaaattacacaatttaaatttttattaaattggttGGTATAAAAAAATACTCGGTCGATCACTTGATAGCAATAAAAGATGACTAAagtataaaatttatgaaattaatttaatcaaatgTCTAAATTATCGCTAAATTTCAAATTGGTTCATTAGTTTCTAAATATTTTAATCAAGTCGTTTCATCAATCTAGCTAccaattttaatcaatttaagtGTTAATGGCAACTGAATTTCTAcctataacataaatattttatatttaaattgtcaAAAGAATATTTAGTCATTGAAAAGGAGAATAATCTTCCTTAATTTTAAGGAATTTTTTAACACACAGGTAGTCACAAACTGAGCAAAAAGACTACAAGACTTTAAAAGAAAACTTTATTAtaagaaaatgataataaataaCTCAAAATTAATGTCTACAACCCAGAtccaaatatttataaaattgatTGATAATCGGTAACAAGATTACCAAACGTTTTATTATATTAGAACAGGAAAAACAAGTGTACCTCAAAATTCATgattaataacaaaattaaaaatgaagCAAAGCTTTGATCCACTACACTTGAATCCCGACATAAAAAtaaatgtaaaaagaaaaaatgatTCCTGAGCCTGACTGATAACACGGTATTATTGGCAGCATTAACACAGACCATATAAATGTAAACGAAAATCCAGGAATAAGTTTGCATGCAATTCTCTCTACACAATTATTTGCCTTTGGAACTCGTACAAAACCACCCCAAAAAAATAGCTTAGAAGCCAGATTAGAGCCCCCAAAAAATGAAAAACTAACCGCTAGCTACGATCTCATGAATGGTGTCACTAACAGTTTCGTCCTCGGATCTAACAGCAAGTTTCATGGCGACGTCCTTCGGACCGTCAAGTCCGAATTGCAACCGCACAAGCACTTTCACATTGCCTAGGTATACCCCAGATAAAAGACAAGTGTGTGACCTTGAATTTGGAGGGACAACCTCTGTGCCCTGCATCGCAAGGCatgtataattatattatatcaaTAGCAACA encodes:
- the LOC108476346 gene encoding guanine nucleotide-binding protein subunit beta-2, which produces MSVAELKEKHAAATETVNNLRERLKQRRQQLLDTDVATYARSQGKSPVTFGPTDLVCCRTLQGHTGKVYSLDWTPERNRIVSASQDGRLIVWNALTSQKTHAIKLPCAWVMTCAFSPTGQSVACGGLDSMCSIFNLNSPTDRDGNLPVSKTLSGHKGYVSCCQYVPDEDIHIITSSGDQTCVLWDITTGLRTSVFGGEFQSGHTADVLSVSINGSNSRMFVSGSCDATARLWDTRVASRAVRTFHGHEGDVNTVKFFPDGNRFGTGSDDGTCRLFDIRTGHQLQVYYQQHGDNEVPHVTSIAFSISGRLLFAGYSNGDCYVWDTLLERVVLNLGSVQNSHEGRISCLGLSADGSALCTGSSDTNLKIWAFGGHRKVI